The following nucleotide sequence is from Alkalihalobacillus sp. LMS39.
TTATATGTTTAGTCTTATTTTACCATATATTCAAAACGATGCTATCGGAACAATACCAAAAAAACCAACAAATTTCTACATCCATTTACAGGGAAAGATGTCGAATTTCTTAGTTTCATATCTTATTAAAAGATGAGCTTATAAGTAATGGACTAGATCATAATAACTATCTATTAACACTTAAAGTAAGATAAATCTTAAAATTTTGTCGAATGTTCTTGCTAAAAATGAAGTTTTCGTTAAAATAAAGTAAAACACTTTATACGTTTAGAATAAACTAGTAGTAAATGAAAATAGCACTTCGTAGATAAAGGGGAAGGCGAAAATAATGGACGTTCAGTCTAAAGAAAAGCAGATGTTATTACTTCTAAAATCATTAGTAAATATCGATAGTGGCTCTTATGATAAAAACGGAGTCGATAAAGTTGGAAATGTTTTAAAAACAAAGTATGAAGAACTCGGATACAATGTTCAAATTGTCCAACAAACGGAAGTTGGAAATCATTTGATTATTTCTCACCCCGAAGTCGAAAAACCATCTATTTTTATTGCAGGTCATATGGACACTGTATTTGAAAAAGGTACTGTTGCTAAAAGGCCGTTTTCGATAATAGGGGATCGGGCTCATGGTCCGGGTGTAATCGATATGAAAGCAAGTTTAGTTTCTCTTTTGTTTGCACTTGAAGCATTAAAGAAAGCAGGCAGTGATGCTTACAAACATGTAAAAATTATTTTGAACAGTGATGAAGAAATCGGGTCTGGCACTTCAAGGAAATTGATTGAAAAAGAAGCTCAAAATACTTCTTATGCATTAATTATGGAACCTGCCAGAAAAGATGGCTCCCTTGTAACAGCACGACGCGGAAACGGTCGTTATACTATTCAAGTTTTTGGCAAAGCAGCTCATTCAGGAATAGAACCTGAAAAAGGGCGGAGTGCGATTGAAGAGCTTGCCTATAAAATTGTGAAATTACACGAACTCAACGACTATGAACATGGGATTTCAGTAAATGTAGGAATCATTGAAGGTGGCAATGCGGTCAATACGGTTTCCTCCCGTGCTGTCGGTCATATTGATGTTCGAGTATCAACGCCAGAACAAGTTCAAGAGATGGAGCATAAAATTGAAGCTGTTTGTGCATCAACGGACGTAAAAGGAACAAAAATAACGTTGTCAGGTGATATTAGTCGCCCACCAATGTTGAAAACGAAGCAAATTGAAAAATTACTTTCTATTGTGAAAGATGTTGGAAAAGAACTTGGCATTAAAATTAAAGATACAAATACGGGTGGAGGTTCTGATGCTGCTTTTACAGCTGCTCTTGGGATTCCAACGATTGATGGTTTAGGTCCTATTGGTGGGAATACTCATAGCGAAAAAGAATATTTAGAAATCCCATCATTAACAGAAAGAACGTTATTGTTAGCAAAATTAATTGAACGTTTAGCCAAACTTTAAACCCTTTAAGGGTTTTTTTGTTTTATCGCGTATAAAGAAGCGAATATTAATGCTAACTAAAGAAAGGAAAGGGGCTGGTTAACATGAGAAGAGAGGAATTGTTTGAAAAAATTAAATGCGTCCAGACGGGACAAAGTGACATGGAGTCCTTTGTCAAACCTAGACCACCAGAGGAATTTGGAGACGGTGTAAAGTTAACATATGATAAGGAAAGTCAAAGGTTCCAAGCGACAGTTTTTGATCCCGATACTGATACTGTTTTTAGTAAAGAAACGTTCACAAACGAAAATGAAGTCGGAAATTTTATTATGAAAACGATTGACTAAAACGATCAGGTTATCAAATAAAATGAAGCAAATGACACATAATAACAGGAAAAGAATTGGAGGGTTTGAAATGAATACGACAGACAATTTTAATGGAAATATTTTTCTTCCGCTTTTTGGTGTGTTACGAACAGAAGGAACAGATATCGTTAAAGAAGCACATGAAGCATATGATATTTATGTCAATGGGGATTTTGTTGGAAAGAAAGTTTTATTAACCCAAACGGAAAACATCGATGATACACTTGATTTTCTTAAAAAACAAGGAATTTCAGATGTTACTGCTCATTTAAAAGGGGACCATTACATTATTGAAACGAAAGATGAGAATGAGCTAAATCATTTAAAAGATGCTCTAAGTACGTATTTGCATAATCGGTAGTTTGACTCTCTCTTACATTATTGTAAGAGAGAGTTTTGTTAAAAGCTTGAAACGAAAAGACGCTCCGCGTTTTTCTTTTCATAAGCAAATTAATTTTATTTTTACACATTTTCTTGCACAATAGAGGTGAAGGAGGGGATTGAAGTGAATTTACATTTGCAATCAACGACAACATTACATAATGGGGTAAAAATGCCGTGGTTTGGATTAGGTGTGTACAAAGTTAGCAATGGAGATGAAGCTGTATTATCAGTTAAAGAAGCGATTTCTTATGGCTACCGTAGTATCGATACTGCAGCAGTTTATCGGAATGAAGAAGGTGTTGGCGAAGGAATTAAACAATCTGGCATCGAACGCGATCAACTGTTTATTACATCAAAAGTATGGAACGCAGATCAAGGATTTGATACAACATTAGATGCGTTTGACACTTCGTTACAAAAGCTAGGGCTCGAATACTTAGACCTTTATTTAATTCATTGGCCAGTTCCAGGAAAATATAAAGAAACGTGGAAAGCACTTGAAAAATTATATAAGGACGGAAGAGTAAGGGCGATTGGCGTTAGTAATTTTCATGTCCATCATTTACAAGATTTAATACGTGATGCAGAGATTAAACCAATGGTCAATCAAATTGAATATCATCCACATCTAACTCAAAATGAAATTCATCAATTTTGTAAACAGGAACAGATTCAAGTAGAAGCATGGTCACCATTGAAACAAGGAGAGTTACTTAATAATGAGACAATTACAACCATCGGAAACCGATATGGAAAGTCTCCTGCTCAAGTTATTCTCCGATGGGATTTACAAAATGAGGTCGTGACGATCCCGAAATCAGTTAACTTTACTCGTATTCGTGAAAACGCCTCTATTTTTGACTTTACGTTAACAGACGAGGAAATGGAACAGATTTCATCATTAAATAAAAACGAACGAATTGGCCCAGACCCTGAAAATTTTAATTTCTAGTGAAATGAATAGACGGCTTCGGACATAGGATCCGTTATTTTAGCGAAAAGACCTCATTTATGAATATAAACGGACATCCATTCCGTTATTTGCAGAAAAAAAGCGTAAAATGATCTGAAATTCTCTATATTAGCGGAACGAATGTCCGGTAGCACCGAAGAAAAGTCCCTTTTTTTGAAATTAGCGGAACAGCTGTCCGATAACATCATCAGAACAAAAAGAAGCTTCCTCAGACAAGGAAGCTTCTTTTAAATTTAACTATGAATGTTTGATTCTAATGATAAAAGAGCGTCTTTAATTTCCGTTGTTCCTTCTACAAGGTCAAAGGATTGATTGTAAGTTGCTTTTTCTTTAAGTGAAGCGACTACGGTTTTTGCAACATCTTCCCTCGAGATGTCTGCTCGGGTTAAATTACCGCCAACGGATATAAGTCCTGTTCCCGCCTCATTTGTTAAGCGTCCTGGTCGGATAATTGTATATTGTAACGTGCTTTCCATCAGGTGTTTATCTGCATAATGTTTTGCAGCATGATAATGTTTGATAGGATCTAACCATTTTGTTCGGTCATTTGCATGAATAGCACTTATCATAATATAACGAGAAACATTCGCTTGTTCAGCTGCTTCAATCGATTTCACGGCACCGTCTAAATCAATTAAAATTGTTTTGTCTGCTCCTGTTTTTCCACCTGACCCTGCAGTGAAAATGACAATATCGGTGTTTTTCATAATCGCCGAGAGTTCTTCTACCGTTCCTTC
It contains:
- a CDS encoding M20 family metallopeptidase, encoding MDVQSKEKQMLLLLKSLVNIDSGSYDKNGVDKVGNVLKTKYEELGYNVQIVQQTEVGNHLIISHPEVEKPSIFIAGHMDTVFEKGTVAKRPFSIIGDRAHGPGVIDMKASLVSLLFALEALKKAGSDAYKHVKIILNSDEEIGSGTSRKLIEKEAQNTSYALIMEPARKDGSLVTARRGNGRYTIQVFGKAAHSGIEPEKGRSAIEELAYKIVKLHELNDYEHGISVNVGIIEGGNAVNTVSSRAVGHIDVRVSTPEQVQEMEHKIEAVCASTDVKGTKITLSGDISRPPMLKTKQIEKLLSIVKDVGKELGIKIKDTNTGGGSDAAFTAALGIPTIDGLGPIGGNTHSEKEYLEIPSLTERTLLLAKLIERLAKL
- a CDS encoding aldo/keto reductase — encoded protein: MPWFGLGVYKVSNGDEAVLSVKEAISYGYRSIDTAAVYRNEEGVGEGIKQSGIERDQLFITSKVWNADQGFDTTLDAFDTSLQKLGLEYLDLYLIHWPVPGKYKETWKALEKLYKDGRVRAIGVSNFHVHHLQDLIRDAEIKPMVNQIEYHPHLTQNEIHQFCKQEQIQVEAWSPLKQGELLNNETITTIGNRYGKSPAQVILRWDLQNEVVTIPKSVNFTRIRENASIFDFTLTDEEMEQISSLNKNERIGPDPENFNF
- a CDS encoding SDR family oxidoreductase, with translation MNILVIGANGQIGKHIVRQLSQMNEYKVSAMIREPEQATFFTNLNVNYVIGDLEGTVEELSAIMKNTDIVIFTAGSGGKTGADKTILIDLDGAVKSIEAAEQANVSRYIMISAIHANDRTKWLDPIKHYHAAKHYADKHLMESTLQYTIIRPGRLTNEAGTGLISVGGNLTRADISREDVAKTVVASLKEKATYNQSFDLVEGTTEIKDALLSLESNIHS